In Nicotiana tabacum cultivar K326 chromosome 11, ASM71507v2, whole genome shotgun sequence, a single window of DNA contains:
- the LOC142165900 gene encoding uncharacterized protein LOC142165900 — MDAIKWNVRSVNTMQAFERLITMHRKHHFEFIGILEPMQQSHKMERYRARIGLAQAVVNVSNKIWAFIDEIFEVTILYNMTQQLTLRLMHSETHVELIFTLVYAKCDRTERIELWDTLYAMASDMTVPWLVGGNFNMIWDKEEKYGGLPVSLIEVDDFRHCINTCNLTYLGFKGSIFTWWNGRSEEDCIFKRLDRCFGNNELQQTFPELEITHLSKIGSDHCPMMLKCDIETPPIKKSFRFLNFWTKPETFKDVVKENWNADFSANPFCIFNYKLKKLKQVLSTWSRATYGDFFQKIASLKEVVLVHERQFEVNPT, encoded by the coding sequence ATGGATGCTATTAAATGGAATGTCAGGTCAGTAAACACAATGCAAGCATTTGAAAGGCTGATTACAATGCATAGAAAACATCATTTTGAGTTCATAGGCATCCTTGAGCCTATGCAACAGTCTCACAAAATGGAGAGGTATAGAGCAAGAATTGGTTTGGCACAGGCTGTGGTGAATGTGTCAAACAAGATTTGGGCTTTTATTGATGAAATTTTTGAGGttactattttatataacatgaCTCAACAATTGACTTTGAGATTAATGCACTCTGAAACACATGTTGAGCTCATCTTTACACTAGTCTATGCCAAATGTGATCGCACTGAAAGAATAGAACTATGGGATACGTTGTATGCAATGGCATCAGATATGACAGTACCTTGGCTAGTTGGAGGCAACTTTAATATGATATGGGATAAGGAAGAGAAATATGGGGGCTTGCCAGTTTCTCTCATTGAAGTAGATGACTTCAGACACTGCATCAATACCTGCAATTTGACATACTTGGGTTTTAAAGGAAgcatatttacatggtggaatggaaGATCAGAGGAGGACTGCATTTTTAAAAGATTGGACAGATGTTTTGGCAATAATGAATTGCAACAGACATTTCCTGAATTGGAGATAACTCACCTATCCAAAATTGGGTCTGATCATTGCCCAATGATGCTGAAATGTGATATAGAAACTCCTCCAATTAAGAAGTCATTCAGATTTCTTAACTTCTGGACAAAACCTGAAACCTTCAAAGATGTAGTAAAGGAGAATTGGAATGCTGATTTTAGTGCTAACCCTTTCTGCATTTTTAACTACAAGTTAAAGAAGCTTAAACAAGTACTATCTACCTGGAGCAGAGCTACATATGGAGATTTTTTCCAGAAGATTGCAAGCCTTAAGGAGGTGGTCTTGGTTCATGAAAGACAATTTGAAGTCAATCCTACATAG
- the LOC142165901 gene encoding uncharacterized protein LOC142165901, translated as MNRQRLKQIQVEMIKYLALEEEFWRQKAGMSWFKYGDRNTKFFHAQVNGRRKRLKLSRIQNSLGNWIEEDHLIAEEAIKFYKDQFTETAVPNDFDILNHVPSMVDSDQHERLMALPSNEEVKRVVMGLNGDSAGEPDGFTGAFYQTCWDIIEEDVVRMVKDFFCG; from the coding sequence ATGAATAGACAAAGATTAAAACAGATCCAAGTTGAAATGATTAAATATCTTGCATTAGAAGAAGAATTCTGGAGACAAAAAGCAGGCATGTCATGGTTCAAATATGGCGATAGAAACACTAAATTCTTCCACGCTCAAGTTAATGGGAGAAGGAAGAGACTGAAATTATCAAGGATCCAGAATAGCCTTGGTAACTGGATCGAAGAAGATCACTTAATAGCAGAAGAAGCAATAAAGTTCTACAAGGATCAATTTACTGAGACTGCAGTTCCAAATGATTTTGACATTCTAAATCATGTACCTTCGATGGTAGATAGTGATCAACATGAAAGATTGATGGCCTTGCCTTCCAATGAAGAAGTGAAGAGAGTAGTTATGGGGTTAAATGGAGACTCAGCTGGTGAACCGGATGGATTCACTGGAGCCTTTTACCAAACATGCTGGGATATTATTGAAGAAGACGTAGTCCGCATGGTCAAGGATTTCTTTTGCGGTTAG